DNA from Candidatus Cloacimonas acidaminovorans str. Evry:
TTCACCAAAGAAGAATCTCTTTTAGAACGCACAGCTGTTGCACCACTATCTTCCATTTCTATTCTCTGTGTGGCATTAACAACGCTGATTCTTTTTTGCGGATAAAAGAATTTTTCCAGTTCATATTTGATTTTTACTTCATCTCCAACCAGGATTACTTCTTCGCAAAGGTCTTCTTTGATAGCCAGAACAGCGCCTTCAATTTCCGGAAACGGTGCATTATCAGTTCCGAAAGCATCTACGGCAATACGCACCTTACTCCTTAACTGTTAATATTTGCTTTTCATTATAGGTACCGCATTTTTCACAAATATGATGCGGTAGTTTGGGTTCTCCACATTTCTTGCAAGTGCTTATAGTTGGAGGAGTTAAAACCTTATGAGTTCTGCGTTTATCTCTCCTGCTTTTGGAGGTTCGTCTTTTGGGGACTGCCATTTAATTTCTCCTTATCTTTGATAATTTTTTTAGCAAGACACAAGCAGGAACATATTATCAGAGGTGGAAATAATCCTTCTTTATAAACAATCGCTTGTGCTTTCTAAGCATTTATGAACTGAACTTAAAAGGGACATTTTTTGTCAATCAAAATCTCTTTTTGGGGAGCAGACGAAGGACGCTATTCTTCAACAAGTTCCAAAAAATTAGAAAGTTGGCAAGCTATAATTACAATTTTGTTGAATATAGCTATCTTAGCAAAAAATCTTACTTCTTATTTTTTTTACCCTATAATGACAAAGTAACAACCAAGTAACAACTCCGTAACGAGACAACGGAAGTGTTACGGAAGTGTTACGGAGTCGTTACTTAATCAACTATATAACAAGCAATTACGCATTTCAAGTCCACAGGGACAGAGAATAGTGTTAACCTTCTATATTATCAATAAGATATGTACTTTTAATTTGCTTTTACCGAAAAGAAACTTGGCACCCCGATGCCCAAGAAGAATATATTTTATTTAAAACTCCTTCGCCGGAATGATTATTGCTTTATTTTTAGATATTATGAAAAGAATTACAGTTCTTCTTCTCGGTCTGTTTTTGGCGTGTAATTTTTTTGCCATAGCCCGGCAAGATAAGCCAAAACAGCAACCGCTTTACTGCGCTAATGTTGTGAAAATAAAGCTCAGCCAGGATGCGGTTAATCGTTCCCAATTGCCAATTAATGCTTATGAAACAAGGGAAAAGACCCATTTTAATGAACTTGATCAATTATTTGCCTTAAACGGAATAAAGTCCATCACCCGTGCTCATATTGCTGCCAAAGACCAAAAATGGGTTCAAGATACCGGTTTTGATCGCTGGTTTTTAGTTCACTTAAATGGAATTAAAAGCGTGGAAGAAGTAATTGCCAATCTAAAAAATAAGCGCTATATTGAAGAGGCGATTCCAGAATATTATGCTTATTTGCATAATGTTCCCAATGATCCTTATTTTGCTAATAATTGGGGTCATAATAATACTGCTCAGCTTCCAGCTTATATAAACGGTTCTCATAGCGGACCTGGTGTAGGAATTATCGGTTTTGACAGCGATGCTATTGCGGCGTGGGGAGAAACAGATTTCTTTGGAGACCCGAATATTATTATAGGGATTTTGGATACAGGTGTAGATATTAATCATCCTGATTTGCGTTTGGTTCAGGGCTATGATTTTGGGGATAACGACAATGATCCGAATGATAACAGTGCTTATGCAGGGCATGGAACTTGCACTGCAGGAATTGCTGCTGCTATAGCTAATAATGGAATTGGGGTTTCTGGAATTGCAGGCGGCTGTAGTGTAATGCCTATAAAAGTATCTAATAGTAATGGTGAAATATCATTTACTTATGCTGCTAATGCCTTAATTTATGCTGCAGACCAAAATGTGGATGTAGTCAGTATGAGTTTTGGGGCTTATGGTATGGAAATAGGTTCCGATCCTGCCGCTGATAGTGCTTTGAGTTATGCTTATAATAATGGAGTAGTTCTCTTTGCAAGTACGGGAAATTATGATGAGCCGGCTATAGGTTATCCGGCAAAACATCCTGATGTAATAGCAGTTGGAGCTGCCAGTCCTTCCGGAGAAAGAAAAAACTCCAATTCTTCCGATGGTGAATATTGGTGGGGTTCCGGTTACTCTTTTATGGAACAGGATACAGCAGGAGCGGTTGATATTTT
Protein-coding regions in this window:
- the rpmF gene encoding 50S ribosomal protein L32, giving the protein MAVPKRRTSKSRRDKRRTHKVLTPPTISTCKKCGEPKLPHHICEKCGTYNEKQILTVKE